In Anaerolineales bacterium, one DNA window encodes the following:
- the mtaB gene encoding tRNA (N(6)-L-threonylcarbamoyladenosine(37)-C(2))-methylthiotransferase MtaB, with protein sequence MNVHLDSVGCKLNQSELERLARDFQRAGHTLAASPENSDLIVINTCTVTRAAAAGSRSKVRYAHRHNPRAEIVLTGCWSSMEPNAAAALPGVTRVVPNSAKEGLVAELSGGIPLKRPGKPPTRIPLPGNRRRTRAFIKVQDGCDNHCTYCITTLARGAARSEPFETIIEEIRYAIDGGVKEVVLSGVQLSAYGKDISEDMDLRFLVERILDSTSIARLRLSSLEPWDLPQDFFSLWENPRLCRQLHLPLQTGSERILHRMGRPITPQRYADLIHRARQAIPDLAVTTDVIVGFPGEREADFMESLDFIEAMEFSGMHVFTYSPRPGTAAVRLPGHVPAQVARARAQKVKSIAAASSQAYMSKFIGEAVPVLWIRSRQTTPRRWDVCGLTDNYIRVHASSENDLWNRLTTVRLLSLAEQGGMQAERIYDPDKPA encoded by the coding sequence ATGAACGTACATCTCGACAGCGTAGGTTGTAAACTGAATCAGAGCGAACTAGAACGCCTTGCGCGGGATTTTCAACGTGCAGGACATACACTCGCCGCCTCCCCGGAAAACAGCGATCTGATCGTGATCAATACATGCACGGTAACGAGGGCCGCCGCCGCTGGCTCGCGCAGTAAAGTCCGTTATGCCCACAGGCATAACCCACGGGCGGAGATTGTGCTGACCGGCTGCTGGAGCAGCATGGAACCGAACGCGGCTGCGGCGCTGCCGGGAGTGACCCGAGTCGTGCCGAATTCGGCCAAGGAGGGCCTGGTCGCTGAATTGAGCGGCGGAATCCCGCTGAAACGACCCGGGAAACCGCCGACACGAATCCCTCTTCCGGGGAACCGGCGCAGGACGCGTGCCTTCATTAAGGTCCAGGACGGCTGCGATAATCACTGCACCTACTGCATCACCACATTGGCGCGCGGCGCAGCACGGAGCGAACCGTTCGAGACCATAATCGAGGAGATCCGTTATGCGATCGACGGCGGTGTAAAAGAAGTCGTACTCAGCGGCGTTCAACTAAGCGCCTATGGAAAGGATATATCCGAGGACATGGATCTGCGTTTCCTGGTGGAGCGCATTCTCGATTCGACGAGCATCGCCCGCCTGCGTTTGTCCTCTCTCGAACCCTGGGATCTTCCGCAAGATTTTTTCTCGCTGTGGGAAAACCCGCGCCTGTGTCGTCAACTACATCTGCCACTGCAGACGGGTTCGGAAAGGATTCTCCACCGCATGGGACGTCCGATCACCCCGCAGCGCTACGCGGACTTGATCCATCGAGCACGCCAGGCGATCCCCGACCTGGCCGTCACCACGGACGTGATCGTCGGGTTTCCCGGGGAACGGGAAGCGGACTTCATGGAAAGCCTGGATTTCATCGAAGCCATGGAATTCAGCGGCATGCACGTTTTCACCTACTCCCCCAGGCCGGGTACGGCTGCAGTACGTCTCCCCGGGCATGTGCCGGCGCAGGTCGCCCGCGCACGTGCACAAAAGGTCAAATCGATCGCGGCGGCGTCCAGCCAGGCATATATGTCCAAATTCATCGGTGAGGCGGTGCCCGTTCTCTGGATACGCAGCCGGCAGACGACTCCACGACGATGGGACGTTTGCGGATTGACGGACAATTACATTCGCGTCCATGCTTCCAGCGAAAACGATCTATGGAATCGACTCACCACAGTGCGGCTTTTATCCTTAGCCGAGCAAGGGGGAATGCAAGCAGAACGGATTTACGACCCCGATAAGCCTGCGTGA
- the malQ gene encoding 4-alpha-glucanotransferase, translating to MERAGGILLHPISLPSSCGIGDLGSAANRWLAWLGESGCGLWQMLPLGPPGYSESPYQSYSSFAGNPLLISLDGLVEDGLLAQQDLDHVPDFPPDRIAYNDVMAFKYSALDLAAERFFGGANESLIQVYETYENENRDWLDDFALFMALKEAHDGLPWTSWETELAARRPDAIGRAAEEMASSLDKYRFHQFVFSRQWQSVRQRARASGVELIGDLPIYVAHDSVDTWVHPELFQLDANGMPTYVAGVPPDYFSPTGQRWGNPLYRWEKMQANGFHWWIRRFRAVLRWVDLVRFDHFLGLNRYWQIPAANLTAEQGTWQPAPGEELLDKLQDALGGLPIIVEDLGLVTPEVEALRDRFGLPGMKILQFAFDGDSENPFLPDRYPSNCVAYTGTHDNDTARGWYENAPEQIRDRFRRYTGSDGTHVAWDMIRALWRSKADRTLAQMQDLLELGNEARMNVPGTSSGNWRWRMQESQLTLQLAEKLRALNETTDRMRG from the coding sequence ATGGAACGCGCCGGCGGCATCTTGCTGCATCCGATTTCACTGCCCTCATCCTGCGGGATTGGCGATTTGGGGTCGGCAGCAAATCGCTGGTTGGCGTGGTTGGGTGAATCCGGCTGTGGCTTGTGGCAGATGCTGCCCCTGGGTCCGCCAGGATACAGCGAATCGCCATATCAGAGCTATTCGTCCTTCGCCGGGAATCCGCTGCTCATCAGCCTGGATGGCCTGGTCGAAGATGGTTTGCTTGCGCAGCAAGATTTAGATCACGTGCCCGATTTTCCGCCCGATCGGATCGCCTACAACGATGTGATGGCGTTCAAGTATTCTGCTCTCGATCTCGCGGCTGAACGGTTTTTCGGCGGCGCGAACGAATCTTTGATACAGGTCTACGAAACCTACGAGAATGAAAACAGGGATTGGTTGGACGACTTCGCGCTGTTTATGGCACTCAAGGAAGCACACGACGGGTTGCCCTGGACGTCCTGGGAAACAGAGTTGGCCGCGCGCCGCCCCGATGCGATTGGGCGAGCGGCGGAAGAGATGGCATCCTCCCTGGATAAGTACCGTTTCCATCAATTCGTCTTTTCCCGGCAGTGGCAGTCCGTCCGCCAGCGTGCACGGGCCAGCGGCGTGGAGTTGATCGGCGATCTGCCTATCTACGTGGCTCACGACAGCGTGGATACCTGGGTGCATCCGGAGTTGTTTCAACTGGATGCGAATGGAATGCCGACTTATGTCGCCGGTGTGCCCCCGGACTATTTTTCTCCCACCGGACAACGCTGGGGAAACCCGCTTTACCGCTGGGAGAAGATGCAGGCGAATGGATTCCACTGGTGGATCCGTCGCTTTCGGGCCGTGCTCCGCTGGGTGGATCTGGTCCGCTTCGATCATTTCCTGGGTCTCAACCGCTACTGGCAGATACCGGCGGCCAACTTGACGGCAGAGCAGGGAACCTGGCAGCCCGCTCCGGGAGAGGAATTGCTGGACAAGCTTCAGGATGCGTTAGGTGGTTTGCCGATCATCGTGGAAGATTTGGGCCTCGTCACCCCGGAGGTGGAAGCGCTGCGCGATCGTTTCGGGTTACCGGGCATGAAGATCCTGCAGTTCGCCTTCGACGGCGATTCCGAAAATCCTTTCCTGCCCGATCGCTATCCGTCGAATTGTGTGGCCTACACGGGCACCCACGACAACGATACTGCGCGCGGCTGGTACGAAAATGCACCGGAACAAATTCGCGATCGTTTTCGGCGTTATACTGGAAGTGACGGAACGCACGTAGCCTGGGACATGATTCGCGCTCTCTGGCGTTCCAAAGCCGATCGTACGTTGGCGCAGATGCAGGATCTGCTGGAGTTGGGCAACGAGGCGCGCATGAATGTTCCGGGAACGAGTTCGGGAAATTGGCGTTGGCGCATGCAGGAGAGCCAGTTGACCCTGCAGCTCGCCGAAAAGCTGCGTGCATTGAATGAAACAACAGACCGTATGAGGGGATGA
- a CDS encoding DPP IV N-terminal domain-containing protein, giving the protein MLKRLGSVSIFHVILAGIGCGFSVLAIFVVTFLLFVSPFGASGRGEVTIQVEPYLTNIATDTSTSFPTESATVPATETHRVAPPTGKIVYTCFLEGYDHICIMDADGANQRRLTSVEATDFYASLTPDGSYVLFSSRRLEGFQIYRMDIEGENLERLTEGLGSLYAPSMSPDGATIVFVSERERSQSIWVMDSDGGNPRVVTDSDWDDIDPEWSPDGTMISFASNRSGSRQLYVMNADGTDIRKVTPDLPNMGGRNDWSPDGKMLTFYAGPRPDRDIYLIDVDGENLRQLTDGGDNLGPSFSPDGNWITFTSYRDGNNEIYIMNVYGGQVTRLTENAWPEWQPRWGP; this is encoded by the coding sequence ATGTTGAAACGGCTTGGCAGCGTCTCGATATTTCACGTGATCCTCGCAGGGATCGGCTGCGGCTTTTCGGTCCTGGCCATTTTCGTGGTCACGTTCTTGCTGTTCGTCTCTCCCTTTGGTGCATCCGGGCGCGGCGAGGTGACCATCCAGGTCGAACCGTATCTCACAAACATCGCCACCGACACGTCCACGTCGTTCCCGACCGAAAGCGCCACAGTGCCGGCCACCGAAACCCACCGGGTGGCGCCGCCAACGGGAAAGATCGTCTACACCTGCTTCCTGGAAGGGTATGATCACATCTGCATCATGGATGCGGACGGCGCCAACCAGCGCCGTTTGACGAGCGTGGAGGCCACGGATTTCTACGCCTCGCTTACGCCAGATGGCTCGTACGTTCTGTTCTCTTCGAGGCGTTTGGAAGGATTTCAAATTTACCGCATGGACATCGAAGGTGAAAATCTCGAGCGCCTCACGGAGGGGCTGGGGAGCCTTTATGCGCCTTCGATGTCGCCGGACGGAGCCACGATCGTTTTCGTCAGCGAAAGAGAGAGGAGCCAGAGTATCTGGGTGATGGACAGCGACGGCGGCAATCCGCGAGTCGTCACGGATAGTGACTGGGACGACATCGATCCGGAGTGGTCGCCGGACGGGACGATGATTTCGTTCGCTTCCAATCGATCGGGCTCGCGGCAGCTCTACGTGATGAACGCCGACGGCACCGATATCCGAAAAGTCACCCCGGACCTGCCGAACATGGGTGGACGGAACGACTGGTCACCCGACGGGAAAATGCTGACGTTCTATGCCGGCCCTCGCCCGGATCGAGACATTTATTTGATCGACGTCGATGGAGAGAATTTGCGCCAGCTTACGGACGGTGGCGATAATCTGGGACCCTCCTTCTCCCCCGACGGGAATTGGATCACCTTCACATCGTATCGGGATGGCAACAACGAAATCTACATCATGAACGTCTACGGCGGTCAGGTGACCCGTCTTACCGAAAACGCGTGGCCGGAATGGCAGCCTCGTTGGGGGCCGTGA
- a CDS encoding electron transfer flavoprotein subunit alpha/FixB family protein, whose translation MANKVFVYIDHFENHVAPASFEALGVARQMAETLGGGVSAVVLGQDVDDVVKQAAAYGADVVHKGDGPALKDFRGEAYANVLSPIVADAEVLLFPTSGRTRELAALVAVDLETGVIPDVIDYEFDGGSVLATRPIYAGKLLTKVVCRERRPQILTLRSRAFPKPESDSSRSAEIVDADVDVGDVATEVTGYRESQTGVSLTDAAIIVSGGRGVSNRPSLEPPAEISDEAEQEIWRAQQGFKLVRDLAQVLGAAVGASRAAVDAKYVPYDYQVGQTGKVVSPDLYIAAGISGAIQHLAGMRTSKTIVAINKDADAPIFKLSRFGVVGDLFDVLPPLTQALKERLGK comes from the coding sequence ATGGCGAACAAGGTATTTGTCTACATCGATCACTTCGAAAATCATGTGGCTCCGGCTTCGTTCGAAGCATTGGGCGTCGCCCGCCAGATGGCCGAGACGCTCGGCGGCGGTGTGTCGGCCGTGGTGCTCGGCCAAGACGTGGATGACGTCGTGAAGCAGGCCGCAGCGTACGGCGCGGATGTGGTCCACAAGGGAGATGGTCCGGCGTTGAAGGATTTCCGCGGCGAGGCCTACGCCAACGTGCTCTCCCCGATCGTCGCCGATGCGGAAGTGCTGCTCTTTCCGACCTCGGGACGCACGCGGGAATTGGCAGCCCTGGTGGCCGTCGATCTGGAGACCGGAGTCATTCCGGACGTGATCGACTACGAATTCGACGGCGGCAGCGTGCTCGCCACGCGGCCGATCTACGCCGGAAAATTGTTGACCAAGGTAGTTTGTCGAGAGCGCCGACCTCAAATCCTGACTCTGCGGAGTCGTGCGTTTCCCAAACCGGAATCCGACTCGAGCCGCAGCGCCGAGATCGTCGATGCCGACGTCGACGTGGGCGATGTGGCGACCGAGGTGACCGGGTATCGTGAATCGCAAACCGGGGTCAGCCTGACCGACGCGGCGATCATCGTCTCGGGCGGCAGAGGCGTTTCCAACCGTCCTTCGCTTGAACCCCCGGCGGAAATCAGCGATGAAGCCGAGCAGGAAATCTGGCGTGCACAGCAGGGATTCAAACTTGTCCGCGACCTGGCGCAAGTACTCGGGGCGGCGGTCGGCGCAAGCCGGGCTGCCGTGGATGCGAAATACGTTCCGTATGACTATCAGGTCGGCCAAACGGGGAAGGTCGTTTCCCCGGATTTGTACATCGCAGCAGGCATTTCCGGCGCGATCCAACATCTCGCCGGCATGCGTACATCGAAAACGATCGTCGCGATCAACAAGGATGCCGACGCGCCGATCTTCAAACTGTCCCGCTTTGGCGTTGTCGGTGATTTGTTCGACGTGCTGCCGCCCCTGACGCAGGCCTTGAAGGAACGCCTGGGTAAGTAG
- a CDS encoding tetratricopeptide repeat protein: protein MPKAIRFRWPHILLTVLALTALSPSAVFIPLSEDVRTAHQALSRSKWTTALDSLEAAIDLEPALRSAHQQAASIALRSEDAERALLNLELYNPLPPNSGFYCLEAQAEIMRNEIRSAVQAWQKANGACPDEAAYYQALLRHYWNQNDLTAARSVLEEWIALGGEDPWSYLQLGILLAVTQPEDAIDPLRKAQQLSEEPLALPSALIRAIEDAREANLPAYTLASVGQALTRYAEWTPAVWAFEAALALDPEYAQAHAYLGLALDRSGQDGFEQLQAAVSKQPQDPLAYVFFAYHWQMKAQPTIAKIYLEIAARLDATNPAISAQLAQVYADLGDLEAAKNALMISVTLAPEDAQFWYLLARFSIEREIEIQTLGLPAARNAMLLDRQNPAGLVLLGYAHLTLGDFDLAERLLWRAVRMNPEVAETQYYLGLLRRLQGYPDRARAAWEYARLLDPDGAIGELAGRMIQTLQYSP, encoded by the coding sequence TTGCCCAAAGCTATACGATTCCGCTGGCCACATATTTTGCTGACGGTCCTTGCCCTGACTGCACTCAGCCCTTCCGCGGTGTTCATCCCGCTGAGCGAAGACGTACGCACTGCGCACCAGGCACTGTCCAGAAGCAAATGGACCACCGCACTCGACTCGCTGGAAGCGGCAATCGATCTCGAACCCGCGCTCCGGAGCGCACACCAGCAGGCGGCTTCGATCGCGCTGCGCAGCGAGGACGCTGAACGGGCGCTGTTGAATCTGGAACTGTACAATCCCCTTCCACCCAATTCCGGGTTTTACTGCCTTGAAGCGCAGGCCGAAATCATGCGGAACGAGATTCGAAGCGCCGTACAAGCGTGGCAGAAAGCGAACGGAGCCTGCCCGGATGAGGCGGCTTACTACCAGGCGCTGCTGCGGCACTATTGGAACCAAAACGATCTCACCGCTGCCCGTTCCGTCCTCGAAGAATGGATCGCACTCGGCGGTGAAGATCCATGGTCTTATTTACAACTGGGAATCTTGCTCGCCGTAACCCAACCCGAGGACGCCATCGATCCACTCCGAAAAGCCCAACAACTTTCTGAGGAGCCGCTTGCCCTCCCCTCCGCCCTCATCCGCGCAATCGAAGACGCCCGCGAGGCGAATTTACCCGCCTACACACTCGCCAGTGTCGGCCAGGCGCTGACGCGATACGCCGAATGGACACCAGCCGTATGGGCTTTCGAAGCGGCGCTCGCACTCGACCCGGAATACGCGCAGGCCCACGCCTATCTGGGATTGGCGCTCGATCGAAGCGGACAGGACGGTTTCGAACAACTGCAAGCTGCTGTTTCCAAACAGCCCCAAGACCCGCTGGCATACGTTTTCTTCGCCTATCATTGGCAGATGAAAGCACAGCCCACGATCGCCAAGATCTACCTGGAGATCGCCGCCCGACTCGACGCGACCAATCCGGCGATCAGCGCACAACTCGCACAGGTATACGCCGATCTTGGAGACCTCGAGGCGGCCAAAAACGCGCTGATGATCTCCGTCACCCTCGCCCCCGAGGACGCACAATTCTGGTACCTGCTGGCGCGATTTTCGATCGAACGCGAGATCGAGATTCAGACGCTCGGACTCCCCGCCGCCCGTAACGCAATGCTGCTCGACAGGCAAAACCCGGCCGGCCTCGTGCTGCTCGGTTACGCACATCTAACCCTCGGAGATTTCGACCTGGCGGAACGCCTGCTCTGGCGAGCCGTCCGGATGAACCCTGAAGTCGCCGAAACCCAGTACTACCTCGGTCTCCTGCGCCGTTTGCAAGGCTATCCCGACCGCGCCCGAGCGGCCTGGGAATACGCCCGGCTGCTCGATCCAGACGGCGCGATCGGTGAACTCGCCGGACGCATGATACAGACCCTTCAATATTCGCCCTGA
- a CDS encoding YfcE family phosphodiesterase, whose translation MIIGVLSDSHDNIWKLDQALPHLRQADVVLHCGDLCAPFMVTRLGQGLPQVPIHIVWGNNDGDTYLIAQKASAFPAITLHGALAEVELDGLVVAVNHYPEIARGLALSAAYDLVCYGHDHTANEEMLGDCVLLNPGELMGMNGRSSIALVDSTSRKVRFVDL comes from the coding sequence ATGATCATCGGCGTTTTGAGTGACAGTCACGATAATATCTGGAAACTCGATCAGGCGCTGCCGCACTTACGGCAAGCGGACGTCGTACTCCATTGCGGTGATTTATGCGCGCCCTTCATGGTAACCCGTTTGGGGCAGGGGCTGCCCCAGGTGCCGATCCACATCGTCTGGGGAAACAACGACGGGGATACGTATCTCATCGCGCAGAAAGCGAGTGCCTTCCCGGCGATCACCCTGCACGGGGCGCTGGCGGAAGTCGAATTGGATGGTCTGGTCGTGGCCGTGAACCACTACCCCGAGATCGCTCGTGGCCTGGCGTTGTCCGCGGCCTACGATCTCGTCTGTTACGGGCATGATCACACCGCCAACGAGGAGATGCTCGGTGATTGTGTGCTGCTCAATCCCGGTGAGTTGATGGGTATGAACGGCCGCAGTTCGATCGCCCTCGTAGATTCCACGTCGAGAAAAGTGCGCTTCGTCGATCTGTAA
- a CDS encoding glycogen/starch synthase: MKVLFLAAEATPFVKVGGLADVAGELPRALTALGVDVRLCLPFYPSIRDAGFDVRPVLDLRVRHKEGETPVSVHQLERQGLCVDLIDSEPVRSDTSVYGNTRQEGMKFTLTSLAALQTCRALDWKPDVVHANDWHTAAAIVWLIRNRERGSFWRDAIGLFSIHNLAYMGAGTEDALTEYGLPPVEDTRLPDWARHTPLAMALSQADWLSTVSPSYAGEIQTAEFGYGLEILLRARRNRLVGIVNGIDTQVWNPALDEALPVNFSAEDLAPRVEVKRALQEQLGLEVDETVPLLGMVTRLDQQKGVDLALEALETLGDESWQFVLLGTGSEAYERQALDFAEALHERARVILRFDAALARRIYAGCDMLLVPSRYEPCGLTQLIAMRYGCVPIVRETGGLKDTVTPYSGDRGTGFLFKAADSQSLAAAVRETLATYRDSANWRRLQLRCMAQDHSWQNTARAYLQLYERALADRSHA; encoded by the coding sequence ATGAAGGTTCTCTTCCTCGCTGCAGAGGCGACTCCATTCGTCAAGGTCGGAGGCCTGGCGGACGTCGCCGGTGAATTGCCGCGTGCACTGACGGCGCTCGGTGTTGACGTTCGCCTGTGTTTGCCCTTCTATCCTTCAATTCGCGATGCGGGCTTCGACGTTCGTCCCGTCCTCGATCTGCGCGTCCGGCACAAGGAGGGGGAGACGCCCGTCTCCGTCCATCAACTCGAACGGCAGGGCCTATGCGTCGATCTGATCGACTCCGAGCCCGTCCGGAGCGACACTTCCGTTTATGGAAACACGCGCCAGGAAGGGATGAAATTCACGCTCACTTCACTGGCGGCTTTGCAGACCTGCCGGGCCTTGGACTGGAAACCCGATGTCGTGCATGCGAACGATTGGCATACCGCAGCGGCAATCGTCTGGCTGATCCGAAATCGTGAACGCGGCTCCTTCTGGCGGGACGCGATCGGCCTCTTCAGCATTCACAACCTGGCCTACATGGGAGCCGGAACGGAGGACGCGCTCACGGAATACGGCCTGCCTCCCGTGGAAGACACTCGACTTCCGGATTGGGCGCGCCACACGCCGCTGGCGATGGCATTATCGCAGGCGGATTGGCTGTCGACGGTAAGCCCGAGTTACGCAGGCGAGATCCAGACCGCCGAATTTGGTTACGGATTGGAAATCCTTCTGCGTGCGCGACGGAACCGACTGGTGGGAATCGTAAACGGCATCGATACCCAGGTCTGGAACCCCGCGCTCGACGAAGCGCTGCCGGTGAATTTTTCGGCCGAGGACCTGGCCCCACGAGTTGAGGTGAAGCGTGCCCTCCAGGAGCAGCTCGGTCTTGAGGTTGACGAAACCGTTCCCCTGCTCGGCATGGTGACTCGTCTGGATCAGCAGAAGGGTGTCGATCTGGCGCTGGAAGCACTTGAGACGCTCGGGGACGAATCCTGGCAGTTCGTTTTGTTAGGCACGGGATCGGAAGCGTACGAGCGTCAGGCGCTGGACTTTGCGGAGGCTCTTCATGAGCGAGCGCGTGTGATTCTGCGTTTCGATGCGGCGCTGGCGCGCAGGATCTACGCCGGATGTGACATGCTGCTCGTTCCCTCCCGATACGAACCATGCGGACTGACGCAGTTGATTGCCATGCGATACGGCTGCGTTCCCATCGTGCGCGAGACCGGCGGTCTGAAAGACACCGTCACGCCATACAGCGGCGATCGTGGCACGGGCTTCCTCTTCAAAGCTGCCGATTCGCAGTCCCTGGCAGCGGCCGTTCGAGAGACGCTCGCGACCTACCGGGATTCAGCCAATTGGAGGCGTCTGCAGTTGCGCTGTATGGCGCAGGACCATTCCTGGCAAAACACAGCCAGAGCGTACCTCCAGCTTTACGAGCGAGCTCTGGCGGACCGATCCCATGCGTAA
- a CDS encoding electron transfer flavoprotein subunit beta/FixA family protein: MNIVVCVKQTADTAATVTVEDGKISWGDTPMILNPWDEYAVEEALRIKEKHGGKVTALSLGPESAKEALKQALAMGCDEGILVSDPAFASADSLVVSKIIAAAIQKIEDVDMVCFGRASVDSDTGMTGSQVGRRLGWPTLNLVAEITALDPQGKSISVERMLEEGRQQVRASLPAVVSVVKEINEPRYPSFMGIRKASKAEIPVWSKDDIGLEEVPQSAVEWPQVFAPPKIEMVVEMIEGDTPEQKAVKLADRLLEEKVI, translated from the coding sequence TTGAACATTGTAGTGTGTGTCAAGCAAACCGCAGACACGGCGGCGACGGTAACGGTCGAAGACGGGAAGATTTCCTGGGGAGACACGCCCATGATACTCAATCCCTGGGATGAATACGCCGTCGAAGAGGCGCTGCGTATCAAAGAGAAACACGGCGGGAAAGTGACCGCGCTCAGCCTCGGGCCCGAGAGTGCCAAGGAAGCGCTGAAACAAGCGCTGGCGATGGGCTGCGATGAAGGGATACTCGTTAGTGATCCGGCGTTTGCAAGCGCGGATTCGCTCGTGGTTTCGAAGATCATCGCCGCGGCCATTCAGAAGATCGAAGACGTCGACATGGTGTGTTTCGGCCGGGCTTCCGTAGACAGCGACACCGGCATGACGGGATCGCAGGTTGGCCGCCGCCTGGGATGGCCGACGCTCAATCTGGTTGCCGAGATTACGGCCCTGGATCCACAAGGGAAGAGCATATCCGTCGAACGCATGCTGGAAGAGGGCCGGCAGCAGGTACGCGCTTCCCTGCCGGCCGTCGTGAGCGTCGTCAAGGAGATCAACGAGCCGCGCTATCCGTCCTTCATGGGAATCCGCAAGGCATCGAAGGCGGAAATCCCCGTCTGGTCGAAGGATGACATCGGGCTGGAGGAGGTTCCACAATCTGCCGTCGAATGGCCGCAGGTCTTTGCACCTCCCAAGATCGAAATGGTGGTCGAAATGATCGAGGGCGATACGCCGGAGCAAAAGGCGGTCAAACTGGCAGATCGCTTGCTCGAGGAGAAGGTGATCTAA
- a CDS encoding DUF1957 domain-containing protein, translating into MMITGAFTFVLHSHIPYTRQAGRWPHGEEWIHEATAESYIPLLDALNDLHSKGIPARLTLTLTPVLLEQLADKDVQANFVSYLDEKIDAASQDVGRFDAAGNDDMRALAKMYRDLYAGIRDRFLHKYGRDLIQAFRHLQNQRLIEIATCAATHGYLPLLERDESINLQLRTAVESYKRHFGRAPRTIWLPECAYRPGYITPDGRTRPGIESFLERHDLRLFFAETHMIEGGRPVGVAAGDAIGPYQSVTRRYLVPATEFEAAEAATTFLPYLVGRSNVAVLGRNNQTGLQVWSGEWGYPGDYDYREFHKKDSSSGMQYWRITGANADLADKEIYRPEVASGKVRQHAEHFTHLVEQILGEFNHDSGRYGIVCSNYDTELFGHWWFEGVEWLRQVLHHLAESESVELTTASSYLNAHPPQTSLELAEGSWGAGGTHFVWNNADTAWMWPIIHESEDRMLAAVETHPKARGVKRKILDQAARELLLLQSSDWPFLVTTGQANEYAIERFQGHVERFNLLLDSLECENPDGEEAERLWERDKIFPEIDYRWFQP; encoded by the coding sequence ATGATGATAACGGGTGCGTTCACTTTCGTCTTACATTCGCATATCCCCTACACCCGCCAGGCAGGCCGCTGGCCGCATGGCGAAGAATGGATCCACGAGGCGACTGCGGAAAGCTACATTCCGCTGCTCGATGCGCTCAACGATCTGCATTCGAAAGGCATTCCCGCCCGTCTGACGCTGACTCTCACGCCGGTCTTGCTCGAACAACTGGCCGATAAAGACGTGCAGGCGAACTTCGTCAGCTACCTGGACGAGAAGATCGACGCGGCTTCTCAAGATGTTGGACGGTTTGACGCCGCGGGCAACGACGACATGCGTGCGCTGGCGAAGATGTATCGGGATTTATACGCGGGTATCCGCGACCGTTTCCTGCACAAGTACGGACGGGATTTAATCCAAGCCTTTCGCCACCTGCAAAACCAGCGGTTGATCGAGATTGCCACCTGTGCTGCGACCCACGGCTATCTGCCGCTGCTCGAACGTGACGAATCGATCAATTTGCAGCTCCGCACGGCCGTCGAAAGCTACAAACGGCATTTCGGCCGGGCACCTCGGACGATTTGGCTGCCCGAATGCGCCTACCGGCCTGGCTACATCACGCCGGACGGCCGGACGCGTCCCGGGATCGAAAGCTTTCTGGAACGCCACGACCTGCGTCTCTTTTTCGCCGAGACGCACATGATCGAAGGCGGGCGGCCGGTCGGCGTCGCTGCCGGAGATGCCATCGGGCCTTATCAGTCCGTGACACGCCGCTATCTCGTACCGGCGACCGAATTCGAAGCCGCGGAAGCGGCGACGACGTTCCTGCCTTATCTCGTGGGGCGTTCCAACGTAGCGGTGTTGGGGCGCAACAATCAAACGGGTTTGCAGGTGTGGAGCGGGGAGTGGGGATACCCCGGCGATTACGACTATCGAGAGTTTCACAAGAAAGACAGCAGCTCTGGAATGCAGTACTGGCGCATCACGGGCGCGAATGCCGATCTGGCCGACAAGGAAATTTATCGACCCGAGGTTGCGTCGGGCAAAGTGAGGCAGCACGCCGAACATTTCACCCATCTGGTGGAGCAGATCCTCGGTGAATTCAACCACGACAGCGGTCGGTATGGGATCGTGTGCTCGAATTACGATACGGAGCTGTTCGGGCATTGGTGGTTCGAAGGCGTGGAATGGCTGCGCCAGGTCTTGCATCATCTGGCGGAATCCGAAAGTGTGGAATTGACCACCGCCTCGTCCTATCTCAACGCGCATCCTCCGCAGACGTCTCTCGAATTGGCGGAGGGCTCCTGGGGAGCCGGCGGGACGCATTTTGTCTGGAACAATGCGGACACGGCGTGGATGTGGCCGATCATTCACGAGTCGGAAGACCGCATGTTGGCCGCCGTCGAGACTCATCCAAAGGCGCGCGGCGTGAAACGTAAAATCCTCGATCAGGCGGCGCGCGAATTGCTGCTGCTGCAGTCCTCCGATTGGCCCTTTCTCGTCACGACGGGACAGGCGAACGAATATGCCATCGAACGCTTTCAGGGGCACGTCGAACGCTTCAATCTGCTTCTCGATTCCCTGGAATGCGAAAATCCGGATGGGGAGGAAGCCGAAAGACTGTGGGAGCGAGATAAGATCTTTCCGGAAATCGACTACCGTTGGTTTCAACCATGA